The stretch of DNA ACCCTTGAAAGCATCTACGGGAAAATGACGGACCGAGCGACGACTCAACGAATGGAGGTGCTGGAATGGATCATCATTGTGCTCATCACGATTTCCATCGCCATCTCATTCCTTCCCATCGGAGGCCACTAGCAGTTCCGTCCCCTCTAACAGGCGGCGGAGACACTCGGTGTTTGCACAAGCGGTCGCAAGCGACTCGCGTGCCCTGTTGACGCTAGAATCGGCCGGAGGATGCGCAAAAGGGCCGTCTTCCTCGTTCGTCACTCGTTGTAGAACCAGCTGCGGGATGTTCGCGAGAGACGCGCCACAACAGTCTTCCTGACATCCGTAGGCCGGCCTTGGCTGCTCTTTTGTCTTCCTATCTCTTGCAAGTCCACCAACCTCTCCAGTAGGGTTGGACCATTGATAGACAGCGGGCCATCCGACTCTCGCCACGAGTGACGTACCCGTCCGCCTACTGATTCACCCCCATGCACCGCATTATCATCAGTCGCTCCCTGCTGTGGCCGTGGACAGCATTCTGCATCGGGCTCTGTCTCGCTCTGCCCTCCTGGGCCGACGAAGTACACCTCCAGAATGGAGATCGGCTGACCGGCACCATCGTCAAAATGGAGGAGCGAGTCCTCACCCTGCAGACGGACTACGGGGGTGAGATAAAAATCGATTGGGGGAAAATCGAGCGCCTGAAATCCGACGGTCCGTTGAAGATCCTGGTGCCGGGCGAGTCCCATCATGAGCTTCGCGATTTTCTCTACGGCACCCAAACTCAGCGTGAAGCCCGGGAACTGGGGCCGGAGGGTTCTGTGCCCCTAGCCGATATCTCCGCCATCAATGTCGAACCACTCCGACTGACCGGAACCATCACCGTCGGCGGTAACCACACCTCCGGCAACACCAACACCAAAGCTTTCAACAGCGCCGCGCGCTTCACGATCCAGGCATACCGACAACGACTGTTACTCGAGGGCAAATACAATTATGGGCAAGCCGGCGATCAACTGACGGCCAGAAACTCGTTAGCCAGCGTGAAACACGACTATTTCCTGAGCAAGCAGATCTTCATCGAATCCTTCGGCATGCTTGAAAAAGACACGCTGCAGAACCTCCAACTCCGGTCCACGATCGGTAGCGGCTTGGGCTATCAATTTTACGAAAGCGCCAGGACCACCCTCGCCCTCTCCCTCGGTCTGGCCTATGTCAGCGAGCACTTCACCAACAGTCCGAACACGCAAACTCCGTCAGGCCGATGGAGCCTGCGTTGGGAACACGCACTGTGGCCGGACCGTGTAAAACTCTTCCACCGTCATGAAGGCTTCTACGACATCAATGCCGGCAACGCATTCCGTATCAATGCCGACCAGGGGGTTCGGATCACGGTCTACAAGAATCTGTTCTTCAATGTGGAATACGACATTCGGTTGAACACGCAACCGGCGCCTGGACGGGTGAAACTCGACGAGTCCCTCATTTTTGGCGTGGGTTATGAAATCAAGTGAGGGCGAAAGCGATACGTCGCAGCGGTCCGACTGGCCCGCTGACTACTCACCCTGCTCGCCGTTCCGTCTCGCCTCGCTGCTGCCGGCGCCGAGAGACACGGCCGCCGCTCGACCGGCCAGCCGGCCGGTCGCCCAAGCCCACTGAAAATTGAATCCACCGATCCGCCCGTCGCAGTCGAGCACCTCGCCGACCAGATGCAAGCCGGGAACAAGCTTCGACTCCATCGTGCGGAAGTTGACCTCCTCCAACGGAATCCCACCCGCCGTGACCTCGGCAAAATTCCACCCACGATCGCGCACGACAGGAAACCGGAATCGGGTGAGGGCCGACAGGAGACGATCACGAGTGGTGCGTGAGACCTGCGCGCAGGCCTGTTGTGGATCACCGTCGACATGACGGCACAGGGCTTCGGCGCATCGCTCGGGGATCAACTCCACCAACAGCTTCAGCAGCGACCGCCGTGGATGCTTCGCCGCATGATGCAGAATCCACTCACGCGCCTGTTCCGTCGTGTGCCCAGGCCAAAAGTTTCCGTAGAGTTCGACCGCCTCACCTCGTTCGCGACCCGCACACCAGAAGCGACTGGCATCCATCACCACCGGCCCGCTGATCCCGAAATGGGTCCATAGCAGACTGCCGGTCCGCCGATCGACCGGTCTCCCCTGCACCAACGTGTGGAGCTCGACCTCCTGCGAGAGTCCAGACAGTCCCTGGTGAAAACAGTGCTCGTCGAGGACTAAGGCCACCAATGCTGGAACGGTCGGCGTCACCTGATGTCCCAAGCGTCGCGCAAGTCCGTAGCCCGATCCATCACTCCCCGTGCGTGGCAGCGACCGCCCACCTGTGGCCAGGATGACGCGCCGGGCGAGCGTTTCGCCTTCTTGGTGACGAATCACGAACCGGGCAGAATCGGTCTTCTCCAGCGCCGCGCCACTGTCCAAACGGACGATATCGGTGACTCGCTGACCAGAGCGAAGCACCGCCCCGAGCGCCCGATTACGGGCGAGCAGCGCATCGAGCACTGTGCGTGCCTT from Nitrospira sp. encodes:
- a CDS encoding DUF481 domain-containing protein; protein product: MHRIIISRSLLWPWTAFCIGLCLALPSWADEVHLQNGDRLTGTIVKMEERVLTLQTDYGGEIKIDWGKIERLKSDGPLKILVPGESHHELRDFLYGTQTQREARELGPEGSVPLADISAINVEPLRLTGTITVGGNHTSGNTNTKAFNSAARFTIQAYRQRLLLEGKYNYGQAGDQLTARNSLASVKHDYFLSKQIFIESFGMLEKDTLQNLQLRSTIGSGLGYQFYESARTTLALSLGLAYVSEHFTNSPNTQTPSGRWSLRWEHALWPDRVKLFHRHEGFYDINAGNAFRINADQGVRITVYKNLFFNVEYDIRLNTQPAPGRVKLDESLIFGVGYEIK
- a CDS encoding NAD(P)/FAD-dependent oxidoreductase, with the protein product MAVASVDLCIVGAGAAGLAAGIFAAENNPHLTIELLDGAKTIGAKILVSGGGRCNVTHDVVTPDDFFGTRHLVRNVLAAFSVEDTIKWFASLGVPLKREETGKLFPVTDKARTVLDALLARNRALGAVLRSGQRVTDIVRLDSGAALEKTDSARFVIRHQEGETLARRVILATGGRSLPRTGSDGSGYGLARRLGHQVTPTVPALVALVLDEHCFHQGLSGLSQEVELHTLVQGRPVDRRTGSLLWTHFGISGPVVMDASRFWCAGRERGEAVELYGNFWPGHTTEQAREWILHHAAKHPRRSLLKLLVELIPERCAEALCRHVDGDPQQACAQVSRTTRDRLLSALTRFRFPVVRDRGWNFAEVTAGGIPLEEVNFRTMESKLVPGLHLVGEVLDCDGRIGGFNFQWAWATGRLAGRAAAVSLGAGSSEARRNGEQGE